A single window of Chitinophagaceae bacterium DNA harbors:
- a CDS encoding DUF420 domain-containing protein → MKITKTKDIYIQYGIFIFSIILIYGLNKADKMEHISILQKNLTMLPLINALLNTLVFFLIIIGVIAIKRGHKILHSNIMKIALVISSLFLILFFLHVFASGAVKYGDINHDSVLSVEEKNAIQNTQFLYYFFLSTHILLATFCLPFIILVAYKGLIGDYIIHKKIARIIYPLWLYITFTGPLIYWILKESYTL, encoded by the coding sequence CATCTATATTCAATACGGAATATTTATTTTTTCTATTATCCTTATTTACGGACTTAATAAAGCGGATAAAATGGAACATATAAGCATTTTACAAAAAAATCTTACTATGCTTCCTCTTATCAATGCATTGCTAAACACTCTCGTGTTCTTCCTCATTATTATAGGAGTGATTGCTATAAAACGAGGACATAAAATACTCCATAGTAATATTATGAAGATAGCATTAGTTATATCCTCTCTCTTCTTGATATTATTTTTTCTCCATGTTTTTGCCAGTGGAGCAGTCAAGTATGGAGATATAAATCACGATAGTGTCTTATCTGTAGAAGAAAAAAATGCCATACAAAATACTCAATTCTTGTATTATTTTTTTTTATCTACTCATATTCTTTTAGCAACTTTTTGTTTGCCGTTTATTATATTGGTTGCCTATAAAGGACTTATTGGAGATTATATTATACATAAAAAAATAGCTCGTATTATCTATCCTCTTTGGCTTTACATAACTTTTACAGGACCTCTTATTTATTGGATATTGAAAGAGAGCTATACTTTATGA